The sequence GTATCAcgacagcccatggggatccagtATAGGCTGAAAGCACGCTCACAGCTTGACCTCTGAAGTGTCACTCCCAAGAAGTGGCTTTAAAGCTGGTCCCCAGCTGGTACAAGAAACTCTTGTGCGATGGGAGTGGTGAGAGTCACCAGGGAGAGTGATGGGAGTCACGGGCTGGAGACGTGTTCCCACTGAGGTCTGATCCACCGGTTTGGGAGCAGGTAGCAGCAGAGTCCCTACAGGCAGCAAACATTTGACAGGCCCCTCTGTGCCtggggcagccccggcccggcctggcCACGGCAGGGGAGGTGTGCGGGGCGGGAGCGGAGGCCGGGCGGCGGTGACGCTCTGTGTTGTCCTTGCAGTGCCCGGCGCCCCCGGCGCGCCCGCCAGCAGCCCGCCCTGCACCGTCAACATCCCCATCGCGCCCATCCACAGCTCGGCGCAGGCCATGTCGCCCACGCAGAGCATCGGCCTGGTGCAGTCGCTGCTCGCCAACCAGAACGTGCAGCTGGACGTGCTGGCAAACCCGCCGGCCGAGGCGGGCGGCGAGGGGCCGGGGCCCTTCCCGGGGGCTCCGGGCCGCTTTCCCGGCCCCGGGGCGGGCGCGCTGGCCGTGGGCGAGCTGggccgcccgcccccgccgccgctcgccccgccgccccccgcgccccccgccatCGCCCTGGCCGACCTGCGGGACCACGGTGACCGCGAGCATGAGCCCCCGCCCAAGGCCAAGGCCCCGCGGCCCGCGCCGCCGCTGGTGGAAGGGGACGCCGTCATCTTCGGGGccgcccaggagctgcagctgaacaaGATGAACCCGCCGCCGCCCTACCCCGGCACCATCCCCGCCGTGCCCGCCACCTCCCTGCCGCCCCCGCCCGGGCCCCCGCAGCCGCCCCTCGATCTCTGCCTCAAGAAGGGCGAGTTCTCCCTCTACCCGGCGGGGCACTACCAGACGCCCCTGGGCTACGAGCGGATAACGACGTTCGACAGCAGCGGGAACGTGGAGGAGGTGTGCCGGCCTCGCACCAGGATGCTCTGTGCCCAGAGCACCTACACCCTGCCGGGCCCCGGCAGCTCCGCCACCTTGCGCATCACGGCTGCCGAGAAGAAGATgcagcagccctgtgccagcGCCACCTTGAACCGGCTCACGGTGCCCCGCTACTCCATCCCGGCCGGGGACCCGCCGCCCTACCCTGACATTGCCAGCCAGCTGTCTCAGGGCAGAAGCATGGCACAGAGGCTGGACAGCAGTATCATTCATGCTACTCTGCGGAGgaacagcagagaggcagccctgAAAATGGCCCAGCTGATGGATGGTCAGAGAGCCACCTTGCAGCTTCCCCCTAAGGCCAAGAGCAACATTGTGTCAGCACAGTACCAGCAGAGAGTGCCCACGGCCTTGTACACCTGCAGCCAATGCAGCAGTGGcggcgctggcagcagcagcagtgcgagCGCTGGTGGCGCAGGCAACATCGCTGGTGCCAATGCTGGTAGCAGCACTTCCAGCATTGGTGCCATGAGACCAGATCTGAGCACAGGGAGTGGCTCCCAACACAGCTCTGTCATTGCTCACTCTGTCAGTACTTCGCCCCTGGCCTCCCAGTCCTCCTACAGCTTGCTGAGCCCGCCTGACAACTCCCGTGACCAAGCGGATTATATCAACTCCGCTTTCACGGAGGACGAGGCCCTTTCTCAGCACTGTCCAGTGGAGAAATCGGTACGGCACGTACCTGTGTCCTTGACAGAGGCTACCCTGAGTGTAAAACGGCCGCCGCCGTACCAGTGGGACCCTATGGTGAGCGAAGAGATCTGGGTTCCTCAGGAAAGGACATCTCAGAGCTCAGTGCCCAACCCTCTAAAACCTCCTCCTCTCATCATTGGTCAAGCTCAACATCTGGATATGTCTCGAGTGCCATTTGTTTCCCCCAAGTCTCCAACCAGTCCCACTGCCACTTTTCAGACGAGTTATGGGGTTGGAGTACCTTACCCAGGAAGCTACAGCGCCCCACCCCTTCAGGGAATGCAGGCCCCCTGCTCCCCCAAAGAAGCTCTGGCCCCAACACAGTTTGCACAGCAGGAGCCCTCAGTTGTGCTTCAGCCAGGTTACTCATCCAACCTCCCCTACTGCCCTTTGCCGCCCATGTACCCGGGAAGCAGCACTTGCTCTAGTTTACAGCTGCCACCGATCGCCTTGCACCCCTGGAGCTCCTACAGCGCCTGCCCGCCCGTACAGAACCCCCAGGGCACGCTGCCCCCCAAGCCGCTCCTCGTGGTGGAGAAGCCGGTGATGTCTCCCCCGCCAGCGGAGCTGCAGGGCCACGTGGGCACAGAGGTAATGGTGGAGACGGCAGACACTTTCCAGGAGGTGCTCTCCTTGACAGAAAGCCCTGTTCCCCAAAGGACAGACAAATTTGGCAAGAAGAGCCGGAAACGCCTGGACAGTCGAGCCGAGGAAGGAAATGTGCAGGCTATCACTGAGGGCAAGGTCAAAAAGGAGGCAAGGACACTGACTGACTTCAATTCACTGATAGCCAGCCCTCGGCTGGGGAGGGAGAAAAAGAAGGTCAAGAGCCAAAAAGATCAGCTGAAGTCCAAGAAACTAAACAAGACAAATGAGTTTCAGGACAGTTCAGAGAGTGAGCCGGAGCTTTTTATCAGCGGAGATGAACTGATGAACCAGAGCCAGGGCAGTAAAAAGGGTTGGAAAACTAAAAGGAGTTTGAGGACAGCCAGTGAGCTGGATGAATTCAAGTGCCGGAAGGCCAGTGAGAAGGAGGATGGGCGCCTGGGAAGCCAAGGCTTTGTGTATGTGATGGCCAACAAGCAGCCACTGTGGAACGAGGCAACGCAAGTCTACCAGCTGGACTTCGGAGGGCGGGTGACCCAGGAGTCGGCAAAAAACTTCCAGATTGAGCTGGAAGGACGACAGGTAGGAAGGGTTGGCACATGCTTGCTGGGATGGGGGCCAGGATGTGGGAAAGCTATGCCAGGAATAAGCTGTCACTCATGCTGTAAAGTGCTTTTTGCTTGTGTCAGCTGTTCCATGAAAAAAAAGCTTTGCCATATGGTTGATAAAAAACAGCTGTCAAAGGTCTAAGTTCAGCACATGGGGTGAAGTTCAGCTGTAAAGTAAATACACAAAATATGTTTGGTCTTATTTCAGTCAGATATGGGAACAAGGGCCTCCTTTAGTCTGGCTGGCTCTCACTGCTGAAGGTTTTGTAATAAACACAATGGCTCTTCGCAGCAGTAGCTGCACTTGCCATCAGTGATGGTTGTGGATGGCAGCTAATTGAGTGATCACTGTTTCCTTCTTGCCCTGCTCACATAGCCAGGCAGCACAAGCTAAGGCAGTTAGCTTCCCTTCGTGCCAAAATTTCCACTTGTGAGCAGCTACCGGGCCCTTGGGGTTGGCTTTCTATGCTAGAGGAGGGACGCACTGACCCACCCCAAAGCAAAGTGCTCCTGGGCCACTTTTGAACTGCCTGTGGATAGAAGGATCAATGGCTATTTCAAAAAATCAAAACATTTAATTTTGGCCTGGCAGTGGTATGTTACTACTACTACACCAAACCCAGGCTTGTAAGTGGTGCTAATTAGCAGGATGCTGGACTGAGATTCAGGAGACTCTCATTTGTTTCCTTGTCCAGCTGTAAGTCACTTCTGGTTTACTAAAGATACCAAGACTCTTGACTTCCTCTGAGTTGGGAGTTAGATGTCTTAAGTATCCAACATGCATGACCAGTGGaagtcttttggttttgcttgtaTGAAACAACAGCTCAAAGGCAGCAATCAGAGCCATTCTTCTTCAGTTAAATGGCTGTAGATATGTGCCCATGGGCAGCTGTACAAAGCCACCCAACCAAGGGGGTTTTTCTTGCCAGGGGTAACAAAACCTGCCTTGACTTGCACAGTCAGTCCCCAGTCTAGCTCAAGCATCTTTGCTGTACAGCAAATAAAATCTGGATTTCTGACAAAGTGAATGAAAAAACAGTAATAATAGGCCAAACTTCAGATATTCACTGAGGAAGAGCAATGAACAACCTGACtagttttgctttttttgcaTTTCAAACAGCTCTCACTTCTCCTTAGCTAATTTGTTCTTGCTGTAATTACGTGCTAGTGAAGATATTTATGCAGAGGGAAACAGAACTGCAAAGAATGAACACCTTATCAGCTATGAAGTGCTAGAGTAGGGAAATAGGTTATTCCCCTTCCCTGAAAGCTCCTTTCTTTGAAAACAAAGCCTGTTTTCCTGTTGGGTTGATGGTAGGACATTTCCAAGGGAGAGACTGGTACTTTCCTGCAGGAAGCATGATGCTGGTGTACCCAAATCTGCTGAAGTAATTGGTGACAAGCTACTTGAACTAATGCTCTATGCAGTCTAGCATATTTTGTCAGTTTACTCTGTGGAGTGAAATATTGCAGTCAAATTCTCTATATAGACAAAAAGTGGAGTGCTCTCACTGTTCTTTGGCATCATACCCCATTCTGTCTGTAGCTCCAATCATATTACCTGAGAAAGGGGGGTGTTCctacaaagcagaaaaaaattgctCTTATTCTCTTCTCTGTTTCCTTTTCTGTGGTTCATTTTTTTGACCTTGttctcttttcccttccttttcctcttcccctACTTCCCAGGTGATGCAGTTTGGAAGAATTGATGGCAATGCTTACATTTTGGACTTTCAGtatccattttctgcagtgcaaGCCTTTGCTGTTGCTCTGGCTAATGTGACTCAACGCCTCAAATGAAaaagcagagactggagagaggaAAATGTTAACCTTCTCATAAAGTCCAAATGGGAAATGTCAGGGCAGCCTGCTTTAGGTGTGCAGAGATGCCTGGGAGTTAAGAAGGCAGTAAAACTGGAAAAGTCTCTTGGTGCCCACCAGAAGGGCATTAACTCTAATCAGTCACGGGGTGGAGGGTGGGGggctgttttctgtttgtttgtttgtttgtttgttagcttgtttgttttctggtttctttttcttttcaagcaTTGTGCTGGGTCTCAGAAAGAGCAAAGGGTTGAGAAGCGTTCAGTGTTACGTGGAGAAGTGTGGCTTTTGGCTTGTTGTGGTGGTTCTGCTGTGTGTGCTACAGTAGCTGATGTAAGCTCATGGGGGGATTAAAACAGACTGCTCTTCTTAGACTGCCTTATCTCATGCTATTCTTTTTAAAACAGGGAACATGACTTTTTTCTGGTCCAGTTTGTCCTTCTACTACTAAAACATCAGTGATAGCagcaaaaaagtaaaaaaagaaaagaagctatAATACTTGAAGACGTGTTTCTTCTCTGATACCTGCTATTAACTGAGCATCACAGTTTCCAAGGAGGCTTATGTAGGTAAACATTTAATTTATAAACAGTTATGTATTactcaaaagagaaaaaatgtttCCAGTGAGTGtttgtcatggtttaggaatggtttTCTCCAATTTAGTGTTTCCACCAAAACACTTCAAACCATGCACCACTTGGTCActgccccctccccttttcccttctctgAGTTGGatggagaggagaattggaggcacaaaaggtaaagatcacaggtagagagaagaacaatttactgCAAACAGCAGTGAAATAAGAAGACAAACAGTAACAGCATCAATGTTAATAACAGAGTGCATGAGAGGTGAAGGATTCACACGTGTGTGCTCACCAAGGGGAGCCTCTGCCAATACCTGAGCGTGCTGCCACACTATGGGACCCTTCCCATGGCCCCAGAAAATGATTGGAGGTGCTATAGAATAGCCTCTAGATTCTAGCCATGCCCTCTCCTGGCTACCGCAAAAATTAACTCTGGCCTGGCTAGAACCAGGGTTTAAAAACCTACTGCATCAAAGAAGTTGATGTCTGTTTGTTTTGTATGCTGTTAAGGGGGATAAACATCTTGCAGTAGAACAGAAGACAGAGGAGCAGTTACAAGCACTGCTTCTTTTGTTACTGGCATAAACATCTTTCAGTAGGTGAAAAAAAAACTGGAGAGGATATAATCATGAGTGTTGCTTTTTTGTTCACATTGTTCAGCAGTATTTTTTAATTTGGCCTGTAGCTGGGAGAGGTACAGTGTGATCAGATGTACCTCTGAGGCCATGCCTGTGCTTGCTCCTCATTTCATTGTGTTTATACCATGTAAACAAAGCTTTTCCAGCAAATGAGAAGACCCAGTGCATTCAGTCGTCTTAGCAATCAGTATCAATCAAGTTCTGCAGCAGTGCTTGAGTTAGGAAGGAGACAGAAGTGTGTAGCAAGTCATTACAAGAAGAAATTTCATCAGAGAAGCAAATTCATTGCAGGAAACAACATCATGGCTGGCTGGAGAACAAATTAtttgaaagagaaaggaaaaattggACAGGATCATGTCTTCTGTGACCCACCTTGCTACTTGCTCCAGCTAAGAGCAGGAAGCCAGTGTCTACATGGAGTGTGATGGAGGAAAGCTTAATACCAGTAGTATAACTGTGCAGTTCTCTCTGGTGCACATGTGGACGTGTTGAGCATTTCAGAAGGTTGCTTGCACAGAAGAGTTTCTTTGTTGTCCATGTGTTGTGCACATGTTTActtgctttttctcttttcttgtgAGCATTTTGCTACAGAATATGTTTTGATATGGAAATAGTTTCACCAGTAATGTACAAACCCCCAAACTATTCATATAATTATTTGGACATTAGATTACAAAACATCACAGCAGATTTTTGTAAAAATGGATCTTTTGAAGTTAAAAGATCACTGGGAAAGATATGCTGGTTGAGATGTCATCAGCTGCTTTGTCTTTCATCCATGGTTTAGCTTCTTTACTTGAAAAAGCCCATATAACTTAAGATGAATACGTGTGattttctctctttgtttttcttGAGTCCTAGTAGTAGGGCTGATGGGTGTTGTGTTTGATTTATTCTAGAGGAACATTTCACATAGGACCCTGCTGTAGTAGAAATTGCCAGTATGCAGTGAGCTGCTCTTCTGAGGTTTCCAGAGCTGATCAGCACGGAGGAGCAATGTCCCTAGAGGAGTTTCAGAGAGTTGCCAGGGGAGGTGATGAGTTAGGTTGGATAATGCCCCACAGGGTAGGTCCAGGAAAAACCACCTGTGAGGTGGTGTCAttggaagggaggaaggagaagTAGGAAGGAAGGAGTGGGGCAGTAGATACCATGCCTGTATTATCCCaaagcttagcagcttctgcttGTGTGTGGGAGTGGTCAGGCCCAACATTACCTTTGGCATCTATCAAGGTGTTTCCTTTAATTaactaattttgttttctttaattgtCTGGGCCCACTTGTGTTCTTTTTCGTGTGCTTGATTTATTCAACAATTTGAGTGCCTGTATGTTTAATGTGTGTGGAGCAGAGGAACTGAAATAGATTTGGTTCTGGTCCCTTGAAAATCAATGGAAATGTTTCACTTGTTGGTTTTTATTGAGGAAACACTATTAAGCCCTTTGTCTATATTGAGTTACATGCTGTAAAAACAGTAGGTTGAATTCTTAGTCCACTGATTCCAGTGCACAAGGAAGGAAATTGGCTGGTGAGAGGCCTCACCTGCCCTAAGGTCTGTGCTAACCAGCTGTACCCTAATTAGTGTTTGACAGGCACACAGTGAACACTGTAAGACAAGAAACATACCAGGGCTGGCTTGTTTGCTTGCTGAGGGAAGGGCCACTTAGTCATATGTCAGAAATACTCTGCTGGAAGAGCATCACCAGCCAAAATTATTAGGACGTGGAAACAATGTGAATGTTCTTTTCTGAAGAAAATCTAATCTAAATAAGGAGTTCTGCTTGCAATTTCCTAACCTTCCAGAGAATAGTATTCCTCTTCACTTTGTTTATTGCCAAATTTTTCCAGTTATCAGTAGTTTTGTTCTAATGGAGAACCAAGAATTTAAACCAGTAAAACAAATAACAGAGTTAGTAATTTGGTTTCATTGGTCCAGGTCATGATTGCATCCTTCTGATGGCACTCACAAAGAGCCATGGCACAGAAAGAGCTCTGGTTTCTGCCTCAGCAAAGAACAAGGAATAATTgccaaaaaaaatgggaaaataaatgCTATTTCCAACATCCTTTCCATTTACTTGTCAGAAAATTCTTTAAGATAAGATAGTCTTTTAtctttttgaaaataatttagCCGAGTCTCTTTAATTAAGGATTTTAATATTTAGAGAATCCCCAATTAGAGGAAGAAAATACTCTCAAATATATAGAATGTTAATGAAAGGAATGGTAAATACATAGAAATCTGAGTGTGCAACTGGATCCTAAATTATAAAAAGAACAAatgaaagtaattttattttaaattgagaTACAATATTAGGAAACAAGTAAGAATATCCCCACTTAATCCCTTAAATTGTGAAGACTGCTATTGCATTCAGCCGAAGGATAGATGTTACATTTTCTATTTTGTAAGTTTTTCTGTAGGTAACTTAAGTACTTCTAGGAAGAATGTAGCAAAGTGTTCAGGAATATCTAGTTATTTTATACATGCAGTAACTTCCACTGAAAGGATGTAAAGGATGTTTTTTCCAAAGCCTATTTTTTTCAGTTGTGCAATAATTTTAACAGTCATGGgagtttcttttgggttttttgggttggttttttgctttgttttagttTGGGTTTGATTTTTCTGTAGGGAGTTTGAGTGGTTTTTTGAAGATAATTTAATGCAGATTTCCTGTTAATGTccaaaaaacaattttttttttttgcattaggTAATGAGTGAT comes from Melospiza melodia melodia isolate bMelMel2 chromosome 3, bMelMel2.pri, whole genome shotgun sequence and encodes:
- the TULP4 gene encoding tubby-related protein 4 produces the protein MYAAVEHGPVLCSDSNILCLSWKGRVPKSEKEKPVCRRRYYEEGWLATGNGRGVVGVTFTSSHCRRDRNTPQRINFNLRGHNSEVVLVRWNEPFQKLATCDADGGIFVWIQYEGRWSVELVNDRGAQVSDFTWSHDGTQALISYRDGFVLVGSVSGQRHWSSEINLESQITCGIWTPDDQQVLFGTADGQVIVMDCHGRMLAHVLLHESDGILNMSWNYPSFLVEDSSESDTDSDDYSPPQDGPAAYPVPVQNTKPLLTVSFTSGDISLMNNYDDLSPTIIHSGLKDVVVQWCTQGDLLAVAGMEKQNQLLDLSNGSLLKSALVKFYNVRGEHIYTLETPVQRPIISICWGHRDSRLLMASGPALYVVRVEHRVSSLQLLCQQTIASCLRDDKDISKLTLPPRLCSYLTTAFIPTIKPPIPDPNNMRDFVSYPTAGNERLHCTMKRTEDDPEVGGPCYTLYLEYLGGLVPILKGRRISKLRPEFVIMDPKTDGKADEIYGNSLISAVIDSCNCSDSSDIELSDDWAAKKSPKISRASKSPKLPRINIEARKSPKMSRAAQEISRSPRLPIRKPSIGSPSLTRREFPLEDITQHNYLAQVTSNIWGTKFKIVGLAAFLPTNLGAVIYKTSLLHLQPRQMTIYLPEVRKISMDYINMPVFNPNVFSEDEDDLPVPGAPGAPASSPPCTVNIPIAPIHSSAQAMSPTQSIGLVQSLLANQNVQLDVLANPPAEAGGEGPGPFPGAPGRFPGPGAGALAVGELGRPPPPPLAPPPPAPPAIALADLRDHGDREHEPPPKAKAPRPAPPLVEGDAVIFGAAQELQLNKMNPPPPYPGTIPAVPATSLPPPPGPPQPPLDLCLKKGEFSLYPAGHYQTPLGYERITTFDSSGNVEEVCRPRTRMLCAQSTYTLPGPGSSATLRITAAEKKMQQPCASATLNRLTVPRYSIPAGDPPPYPDIASQLSQGRSMAQRLDSSIIHATLRRNSREAALKMAQLMDGQRATLQLPPKAKSNIVSAQYQQRVPTALYTCSQCSSGGAGSSSSASAGGAGNIAGANAGSSTSSIGAMRPDLSTGSGSQHSSVIAHSVSTSPLASQSSYSLLSPPDNSRDQADYINSAFTEDEALSQHCPVEKSVRHVPVSLTEATLSVKRPPPYQWDPMVSEEIWVPQERTSQSSVPNPLKPPPLIIGQAQHLDMSRVPFVSPKSPTSPTATFQTSYGVGVPYPGSYSAPPLQGMQAPCSPKEALAPTQFAQQEPSVVLQPGYSSNLPYCPLPPMYPGSSTCSSLQLPPIALHPWSSYSACPPVQNPQGTLPPKPLLVVEKPVMSPPPAELQGHVGTEVMVETADTFQEVLSLTESPVPQRTDKFGKKSRKRLDSRAEEGNVQAITEGKVKKEARTLTDFNSLIASPRLGREKKKVKSQKDQLKSKKLNKTNEFQDSSESEPELFISGDELMNQSQGSKKGWKTKRSLRTASELDEFKCRKASEKEDGRLGSQGFVYVMANKQPLWNEATQVYQLDFGGRVTQESAKNFQIELEGRQVMQFGRIDGNAYILDFQYPFSAVQAFAVALANVTQRLK